In the Pseudochaenichthys georgianus chromosome 1, fPseGeo1.2, whole genome shotgun sequence genome, one interval contains:
- the mtap gene encoding S-methyl-5'-thioadenosine phosphorylase yields the protein MASTVSIKIGIIGGSGLDDPDILEGRTERYVDTPYGKPSDALILGRIKNVECVLLARHGRQHTIMPSNVNYQANIWALREEGCTHLLVTTACGSLREEIHPGDIVLIDQFIDRTTKRAQTLYDGQPSSPPGVSHIPMAEPFCNRTREVLVEVARSLGVKCHVGGTMLSIEGPRFSSRAESLMFRQWGADVINMTTVPEVVLAKEAGLCYASIAMATDYDCWKEHEEAVCVDNVLKTMKENANKASSILLTAIPQISQMDWAHTIKTLKTMAQSSVMLPKH from the exons ATGGCTTCCACAGTGTCCATAAAG ATTGGGATAATTGGTGGTTCCGGCCTTGATGATCCTGATATCCTGGAGGGAAGGACTGAGCGATACGTTGACACACCTTACGGGAAG CCCTCTGATGCTTTAATACTGGGGAGGATAAAGAATGTGGAGTGTGTGCTCCTTGCAAG GCATGGGAGACAACACACCATAATGCCGTCCAATGTGAACTACCAGGCCAACATCTGGGCTCTGAGAGAGGAGGGCTGCACTCATCTGCTCGTCACCACGGCCTGCGGATCGCTCCGGGAAGAGATCCATCCCGGAGACATTGTCCTCATCGATCAGTTCATCGACAG GACAACCAAGAGAGCTCAGACTCTGTATGACGGGCAGCCGAGCAGCCCTCCAGGAGTTAGTCACATCCCCATGGCCGAGCCTTTCTGCAACCGAACCAGAGAG GTTCTGGTGGAGGTGGCCCGGAGCCTGGGGGTCAAATGCCACGTCGGAGGGACCATGCTGAGCATCGAGGGGCCGCGCTTCTCCTCGCGGGCCGAGAGCCTCATGTTTCGCCAGTGGGGCGCCGACGTCATCAACATGACCACGGTGCCCGAGGTCGTCCTGGCCAAGGAGGCGGGCTTGTGCTATGCCAgcatcgccatggcaacggacTACGACTGTTGGAAGGAGCACGAGGAGGCG GTCTGTGTCGACAACGTCCTGAAGACGATGAAGGAGAACGCCAACAAGGCCAGCAGCATCCTGCTCACTGCCATACCCCAGATCAGTCAGATGGACTGGGCGCACACAATTAAGACTTTGAAA ACAATGGCTCAGTCTTCAGTGATGTTACCCAAACACTGA
- the toporsa gene encoding topoisomerase I binding, arginine/serine-rich a yields the protein MSAIKIALQQSQKKRRRKISEAMSADVSPDSKCPICLDIFNNISYLDICLHKFCFRCIHEWSKNKAECPLCKQSFNSIYHSIKSEQDFKKYDLQPVESGSFGSFGGVRFRYRTTLTGVHRQMRGRTSPPPDNGVMFEASANPPQQEQERYIRRMMKRLAAKRRAATEGRAVNTVRELEMVNFRRELYRQGVRVRNVHDGGRSRETSAEFFRTNPACLHRLIPWLKRELVVLYGGHGSLVNIVQHIIMSRITRYDMEDGAILEELRPFLQARTEHFIHEFMSFAKSPFNMEAYDQHAAYDCPASSSNEDGSSNSSVIAISEDEEDLTEFDPPGDSTSTLRHSIWDDETPGPSYSTTAERSRAECLLVLDSDSDSSLEEDTRGLGASPLQMSPHSQTAATHGEVTNEECIFDISGDCIIVNVVKPTAERTPELVQLSSDSDESADEDVKAVPLLPQHIRFSSLSPIPSPSSDPSTAGQLENVETDHYHQLVSKERCGSSASSKYKTSSKSDRKDTDGRYDSRSRESRVSKDIEHRRKRRSRSAERTHFTRSRSREKGYSPSGRGDSKSERNYKKTDIDHRYKSSHNLHHTEKRSYSNRHSCSRSPSRDSRRRERRHSPSRTYSSSSSPSTKKRSHNNKPGGKRKYKTRHLEDAAASKTELSNSIGEGDSPSLPRKEKKRDKEKSRTKSKDGSTGKTSRSLSVELVNEDNSQERSKRHHKKKKKHKKKSKRHRSSERTGKHSPAVITIDSDSDSDTVANDNIPQDSSTKDNPMDDPVDPAPPDSIE from the coding sequence ATGTCGGCAATCAAGATTGCCCTGCAGCAGAGccagaagaagagaagaaggaaAATCTCTGAAGCAATGTCTGCAGATGTGTCTCCGGACTCCAAGTGTCCCATCTGTTTGGACATATTTAACAACATTTCTTACCTGGATATCTGCCTTCACAAATTCTGTTTCCGCTGCATCCATGAGTGGTCCAAAAACAAAGCCGAGTGCCCTTTATGCAAACAGTCTTTTAATTCAATTTACCACAGTATAAAATCAGAGCAAGATTTTAAGAAGTATGACCTTCAACCGGTAGAGAGTGGCTCATTTGGGTCTTTTGGGGGAGTGCGGTTTAGATACCGCACCACTCTTACAGGAGTCCATCGGCAGATGCGGGGAAGAACCTCTCCACCTCCAGACAACGGTGTAATGTTTGAAGCTTCAGCTAACCCTCCCCAACAGGAGCAGGAGCGCTACATCCGGCGGATGATGAAGAGGTTGGCAGCGAAGAGGAGAGCCGCAACTGAAGGCAGGGCAGTGAACACTGTCCGAGAGCTGGAAATGGTAAACTTCAGGAGGGAATTGTACCGACAGGGAGTGAGGGTTCGTAATGTTCACGATGGTGGTCGCTCCAGAGAAACCTCGGCTGAATTCTTCCGAACAAATCCTGCGTGCCTGCATAGACTGATCCCCTGGCTGAAAAGAGAACTTGTTGTGCTGTATGGGGGCCACGGCTCTTTGGTCAACATAGTGCAACACATCATCATGTCGCGCATTACACGTTATGACATGGAGGATGGAGCTATTCTGGAAGAGCTCAGGCCGTTCCTCCAGGCGCGCACAGAGCACTTTATCCATGAGTTCATGAGCTTTGCAAAGTCCCCCTTTAATATGGAGGCCTATGACCAGCATGCTGCCTACGACTGCCCAGCCTCTTCCTCAAATGAAGACGGCAGCTCCAATTCATCTGTAATAGCTATCTCAGAGGATGAGGAAGACTTGACGGAGTTTGACCCCCCAGGAGACTCCACGTCTACTCTGAGGCACTCCATATGGGATGATGAGACGCCGGGGCCGTCTTATTCTACGACAGCAGAGCGGAGCAGGGCGGAGTGTCTCTTGGTCCTCGACTCAGACTCAGACAGCAGTTTAGAGGAGGACACACGTGGGTTAGGGGCGTCCCCACTGCAAATGAGTCCTCACAGCCAAACAGCGGCGACTCATGGTGAGGTTACCAATGAGGAGTGTATATTTGATATCAGTGGTGACTGTATCATTGTTAATGTTGTCAAGCCAACAGCAGAAAGGACTCCTGAGCTGGTCCAGCTCTCCTCTGACTCTGATGAGTCTGCTGACGAAGATGTTAAAGCAGTGCCTCTTCTACCTCAACACATccgcttctccagcctcagtccTATACCTTCACCGAGCAGTGATCCAAGCACGGCTGGACAGTTAGAAAATGTTGAAACAGACCACTATCATCAGTTGGTTTCAAAAGAAAGATGTGGCTCTTCGGCATCTAGCAAATACAAGACATCCAGCAAGTCAGACAGAAAAGACACTGATGGAAGATATGACAGCAGATCCAGGGAGAGTCGCGTGTCAAAGGACATCGAGCACAGGAGAAAGAGGCGCTCAAGAAGTGCAGAGCGCACACACTTTACCAGGAGCAGATCTAGAGAAAAGGGATATTCTCCCAGTGGCAGAGGCGACTCAAAATCTGAGAGAAATTATAAAAAGACAGACATTGATCACCGCTATAAATCATCTCATAATCTGCATCACACAGAGAAGCGGTCTTACTCAAATCGGCACTCTTGCTCCAGGAGCCCTAGCAGGGACTCGCGGAGACGTGAAAGGAGGCATTCTCCTTCCAGGACTTATTCCAGCAGTAGCTCCCCTTCGACGAAAAAGAGATCACACAACAACAAGCCAGGTGGAAAGAGGAAATACAAAACGAGACATTTGGAAGACGCAGCAGCAAGCAAAACCGAACTTTCCAACTCGATTGGAGAAGGTGACTCCCCCTCGTTGCcaaggaaagaaaagaaaagggacaAAGAGAAGAGTCGTACAAAATCCAAAGACGGGTCGACAGGAAAGACAAGCAGGAGCCTCAGTGTGGAGCTCGTCAACGAGGATAACTCTCAGGAGCGAAGCAAGCGTCACcataagaaaaagaagaaacacAAGAAGAAAAGTAAAAGGCACAGGAGCAGTGAACGCACAGGGAAGCACTCGCCCGCTGTCATCACCATTGACAGTGACAGTGACAGCGATACGGTGGCCAATGATAATATCCCCCAGGACAGCAGCACTAAGGACAACCCCATGGACGATCCAGTTGACCCCGCCCCTCCGGACTCTATTGAGTAG
- the xrcc3 gene encoding DNA repair protein XRCC3 yields MDWDQLELHPRIISAVRRCALSVRAVLCLSAPDLQRLSGLSRSDTQQLLTAAATACRRHAPLPALLSRGLQSSLRLSVGCPILDELLRGGLLAEGVTELSGESGAGKTQLALQVCLSVQYPTQYGGLNAGAVFISTEDSFPVRRLQQLIRGQSCLRSDVPPSLISSLNFSDRVYIEHAADLASLQECVSRRVPLLLARGLVRLVVVDSVAALFRSDFLASDWLERNRQLLTFSAALHHLSREYSTPVLCINQVTDVFSSSDSLVPSSSTGTPTVAPALGLAWANQVMVRLMMWRLQGTVSRGNQSSAPRRLQVVFAPHLARGGRGAGVWREGVRGLTETA; encoded by the coding sequence ATGGACTGGGACCAGCTGGAGCTCCACCCGAGGATCATCTCTGCGGTGCGGAGATGTGCTCTCTCTGTCCGGGCGGTGCTGTGTCTTTCTGCCCCGGACCTGCAGCGGCTCTCCGGTCTGTCCCGCTCCGACACCCAGCAGCTGCTCACCGCCGCCGCCACAGCCTGTCGCCGCCACGCGCCCCTCCCTGCGCTCCTGAGCCGCGGGTTACAGTCCAGCCTCAGACTCAGCGTGGGCTGCCCCATCCTGGACGAGCTGCTGAGGGGGGGGCTACTCGCAGAGGGGGTCACCGAGCTGTCCGGAGAGAGCGGAGCGGGGAAGACTCAGCTGGCTCTGcaggtctgtctgtctgtgcagTACCCCACACAGTACGGAGGTCTGAACGCAGGAGCCGTGTTTATCAGCACCGAGGACTCTTTCCCGGTCCGGCggctgcagcagctgatccggGGTCAGTCCTGTCTGCGCAGCGACGTCCCTCCCTCGCTCATCAGCAGCCTGAACTTCAGTGACCGGGTCTACATCGAGCACGCCGCAGACCTGGCCTCTCTGCAGGAGTGTGTGTCCCGCCGCGTGCCCCTGCTGCTGGCTCGCGGACTGGTGCGTCTCGTGGTCGTGGACTCGGTCGCTGCGCTGTTCAGGTCGGACTTCCTGGCTTCTGATTGGCTGGAGAGGAACAGACAGCTGCTCACCTTCTCCGCCGCTCTGCACCACCTGAGCCGGGAGTACAGCACCCCtgtgctctgcatcaaccaggtAACGGATGTTTTCAGCAGTTCGGACAGTTTGGTCCCATCGTCCAGCACGGGGACCCCCACCGTGGCCCCCGCCCTCGGATTGGCCTGGGCTAATCAGGTGATGGTCCGGCTGATGATGTGGCGTCTCCAGGGAACGGTCTCCCGTGGCAACCAGAGCAGCGCCCCGCGCAGGCTGCAGGTGGTGTTCGCTCCTCACCTGGCCCGCGGGGGCCGGGGGGCCGGCGTGTGGAGGGAGGGGGTCCGGGGCCTCACAGAAACCGCATGA
- the ndufb6 gene encoding NADH dehydrogenase [ubiquinone] 1 beta subcomplex subunit 6: MSGYTPDEKLRVDQLRKLRKLWLKDQELSPREPVIQAKPPGAVAKFWAGFLEPKSLWRLYTYKAYTGGVFAITRLLIPVWVVHYCVKYHIAERPYGIVELKPRLFPGDTILETGEVVPELPEFDGHH; the protein is encoded by the exons ATGTCTGGGTACACACCGGACGAGAAGCTGCGGGTGGATCAGCTGAGGAAGCTCCGGAAACTGTGGTTGAAGGACCAGGAGCTCAGCCCGAGAGAGCCCGTGATTCAGGCCAAACCTCCGGGAGCCGTCGCTAAGTTCTGGGCTGGATTCCTGGAGCCCAAGAGCCTGTGGAGGCTTTAC ACCTACAAAGCATACACAGGTGGAGTTTTCGCCATCACACGACTGTTGATTCCTGTTTGGGTTGTTCACTACTGTGTGAAATACCACATTGCT GAAAGGCCATATGGTATTGTGGAGTTGAAACCCAGGCTGTTCCCT GGTGACACCATCCTGGAGACGGGTGAAGTTGTTCCAGAACTCCCCGAGTTCGATGGTCATCACTGA